Proteins co-encoded in one Flavobacterium sp. M31R6 genomic window:
- a CDS encoding helix-turn-helix domain-containing protein, translating to MNTTMLHGISPDELTEKILNGVKVEMEKFKKEIESPEKTEFLSRQETATFLKISLFCVHDWVKKGILKPYKMGNKTFFERKEIENKLFNSNTL from the coding sequence ATGAATACAACAATGTTACATGGGATTAGTCCCGACGAATTAACCGAAAAAATTTTGAACGGTGTAAAAGTTGAAATGGAAAAATTTAAAAAAGAAATCGAGTCTCCTGAAAAAACTGAATTTTTAAGCAGACAAGAAACGGCAACTTTTTTAAAAATATCTCTTTTTTGCGTTCATGATTGGGTAAAAAAAGGAATTTTAAAACCGTACAAAATGGGAAATAAAACTTTTTTTGAACGAAAAGAAATTGAAAATAAATTATTTAACTCAAACACTTTGTAA